The following proteins are co-located in the Candidatus Methanogranum gryphiswaldense genome:
- a CDS encoding FAD-dependent oxidoreductase, whose product MAKEIIIIGSGAAGMTAASSARATDASAKITVFTEDEDIAYSPCIIPWVLEGKSTWKNVIMHTPEFYKKEKNIEVFTKTKVESVDGDNKTLVAAGKTYKYDSLVIATGGKVFIPPIPGVDLEGVFMVRTIQDGKKIEAALKNSKKVVIGGAGVIGLEIALSLVNIGKEVTVIEMMDQVIPRIADKDMADPIQAYLESKGVKFIMKAPIQAVNGTIKVSSITAADKTYPCDMIIFATGVRANVDIAKQLGFDLGQLGAVVVAPTLQPYRKGRLVPDIYVAGDVIQCESAIMPGPTMSQLGSSAVKEGRVAGINAAGNKALFGPVASPWVSVIGDKQIAGTGLSLGLASWYGISVVAGKATGTTRARYYPDGKELIVKLLADKTSHRIIGAQIIAGEEATGRIDWLTSVAIEGVTAEDFLVRAENAYCPPTSMVQDVVLKAAEDLCHKFNQ is encoded by the coding sequence ATGGCTAAAGAAATCATTATAATCGGTTCGGGAGCCGCTGGAATGACCGCTGCTTCCTCTGCCAGGGCAACAGATGCTTCAGCAAAGATTACAGTTTTTACAGAAGATGAGGATATCGCATATTCTCCCTGCATAATTCCTTGGGTCCTTGAAGGAAAATCAACATGGAAAAACGTCATTATGCACACACCAGAATTCTACAAGAAAGAAAAGAACATTGAGGTCTTTACAAAAACAAAAGTAGAATCTGTAGATGGCGATAATAAAACCCTCGTAGCAGCTGGAAAGACATACAAATACGATTCGCTTGTCATAGCCACTGGCGGTAAGGTATTCATTCCCCCTATACCTGGAGTGGACCTTGAAGGGGTCTTCATGGTAAGGACCATACAGGATGGGAAAAAGATCGAGGCCGCACTTAAGAACTCGAAAAAAGTTGTTATCGGCGGTGCAGGTGTCATCGGACTTGAGATCGCCCTTTCGTTGGTCAATATTGGAAAAGAAGTTACCGTCATCGAAATGATGGACCAAGTAATACCTAGAATTGCCGATAAGGACATGGCTGACCCTATACAGGCCTACCTTGAAAGCAAAGGCGTTAAATTCATAATGAAAGCACCCATACAGGCCGTTAATGGAACCATTAAGGTCTCAAGCATTACTGCCGCAGACAAGACCTATCCTTGCGACATGATCATATTTGCGACAGGCGTGCGCGCAAACGTCGATATCGCTAAACAACTCGGATTTGATCTTGGACAGCTCGGTGCCGTTGTTGTTGCACCCACATTGCAGCCTTACAGAAAAGGACGCCTTGTTCCTGATATATATGTTGCAGGGGATGTAATCCAATGTGAGTCTGCAATAATGCCTGGCCCTACAATGAGCCAGTTGGGATCGTCCGCTGTCAAAGAAGGAAGGGTGGCAGGTATCAATGCTGCAGGAAATAAAGCCCTTTTCGGCCCGGTAGCAAGCCCATGGGTCAGTGTCATAGGCGATAAACAGATAGCTGGAACAGGACTTTCTCTCGGACTTGCATCATGGTACGGCATTAGTGTAGTTGCAGGAAAAGCAACGGGAACAACCCGTGCAAGATACTACCCTGACGGAAAGGAACTGATTGTAAAGCTCCTTGCTGACAAGACCTCGCACAGGATCATAGGAGCGCAGATAATAGCAGGTGAAGAAGCCACCGGTCGTATCGACTGGCTCACATCTGTTGCGATCGAGGGCGTAACCGCAGAAGATTTCCTTGTCCGTGCTGAAAATGCATACTGCCCACCAACATCGATGGTTCAAGATGTTGTTCTGAAAGCCGCAGAGGACCTTTGCCACAAATTTAACCAGTGA
- the rpl4p gene encoding 50S ribosomal protein L4, with product MTTTNVYSVKGEISGTIDVPAAFATEYRPDVIKKAILAAAANKRQPYGPSPNAGMRHSVSTWGKGRGVSRVQRVKDGKRATESPNNVSGRRAHPPLPERIWAQKVNRKELRMARMSALAATGRADCVKARGHQFDDSLSFPVVIDDEFQNITSTKAVGEILDLIGIGYDVERAKDGTKIRAGRGKMRNRKYRTPVSILIVVCDRELPIFKSASNLPGVQIETVGTLNAGILAPGGDAGRLVVYTKSAIAQIGEWTE from the coding sequence ATGACAACGACAAACGTTTATTCAGTCAAGGGAGAGATCTCCGGAACCATCGATGTCCCCGCCGCATTTGCAACAGAATACAGGCCCGACGTCATAAAGAAGGCCATTCTCGCGGCGGCAGCCAACAAAAGGCAGCCCTACGGACCATCACCCAATGCAGGAATGAGACATTCTGTTAGCACATGGGGAAAGGGACGTGGAGTTTCACGTGTACAGAGAGTTAAGGATGGAAAGAGAGCGACAGAGTCGCCTAACAACGTTTCTGGAAGAAGGGCACACCCCCCGCTACCTGAGAGGATATGGGCACAGAAAGTCAACAGAAAAGAATTGAGAATGGCCCGTATGTCTGCTCTTGCAGCAACCGGCCGTGCAGACTGTGTAAAAGCACGTGGGCATCAGTTCGATGATTCTCTTTCGTTCCCAGTTGTTATTGACGACGAGTTCCAGAATATCACAAGCACCAAAGCGGTCGGAGAGATCCTAGATCTCATCGGCATAGGATACGATGTTGAGCGTGCAAAGGACGGAACCAAGATCCGTGCAGGAAGGGGAAAGATGAGGAACAGAAAGTACAGGACACCTGTATCTATTCTTATTGTAGTATGCGACAGGGAACTGCCCATATTCAAGAGTGCATCTAACCTTCCCGGCGTACAGATCGAAACGGTCGGCACACTAAACGCGGGCATACTCGCTCCTGGAGGAGATGCAGGAAGACTCGTAGTCTATACTAAATCAGCTATCGCACAGATAGGAGAGTGGACGGAATGA
- a CDS encoding P-II family nitrogen regulator, with the protein MKMIVAIIRPEMCQPVKDALKGIGVNGITITHVLGRGSQAGLKFTSRVGEFVVDELDKTKVEVIIEDDSLEQPVIDAIIKAAETGKPGDGRIIVLPIEKFIRIRSE; encoded by the coding sequence ATGAAGATGATAGTAGCAATCATTCGTCCAGAAATGTGTCAGCCGGTAAAGGATGCGCTAAAGGGAATAGGTGTTAACGGTATAACGATAACACATGTTCTCGGACGCGGATCACAAGCAGGACTTAAGTTCACAAGCAGGGTAGGAGAGTTCGTCGTTGATGAACTCGATAAGACCAAGGTTGAAGTGATCATTGAGGATGATTCTCTCGAGCAACCAGTAATAGATGCGATCATAAAGGCTGCAGAGACTGGAAAGCCTGGAGATGGAAGGATAATCGTCCTGCCGATCGAGAAGTTCATAAGGATAAGGTCCGAGTGA
- the mptA gene encoding GTP cyclohydrolase MptA: MALKCDIQYGKGDTGFKLTKVGVTGVRKPVLVKREGKNNKLNGALNCSIDVFVDLPAEQKGSHLSRNVEVLKEVAINSIDKPVTGLENMAADMCDKLLVHHEYAQNAYVDIVAEYFCESKTPFGKETYEIYKLIAKAHETREKYVRKTIGVEVIGMTACPCAQQTVTEMLNCSTEHPVMSHNQRNICTLLLTMDREVNVEADDLINLVHKSFSSPTYELLKRDDEGQVVINAHSNPRFVEDVVRMTLKNMVSEYPQLPDNVEVFVKSESEESIHKHNAYAERTAFMGELREERIEQ, from the coding sequence ATGGCTCTGAAATGCGATATTCAATACGGTAAAGGCGATACCGGTTTCAAACTCACTAAGGTCGGAGTTACTGGTGTAAGGAAACCAGTACTTGTAAAAAGGGAAGGAAAAAACAATAAGTTAAATGGGGCACTAAATTGTTCTATTGATGTTTTTGTGGACCTTCCCGCAGAGCAGAAAGGTTCGCATCTTTCAAGAAACGTGGAGGTTTTGAAAGAGGTTGCCATAAATAGCATTGATAAGCCTGTTACTGGGCTTGAGAATATGGCGGCAGACATGTGCGATAAGCTTCTTGTTCATCATGAGTATGCACAGAACGCCTATGTTGATATCGTTGCAGAGTATTTTTGTGAAAGCAAGACCCCGTTCGGAAAAGAGACTTACGAGATTTACAAACTCATTGCGAAGGCGCATGAAACACGTGAAAAATATGTAAGAAAGACGATCGGTGTAGAAGTAATAGGTATGACTGCGTGTCCTTGTGCTCAACAGACTGTTACCGAAATGTTGAATTGCAGTACGGAGCATCCTGTGATGTCTCACAACCAGAGAAATATATGTACACTTTTGTTGACAATGGACAGGGAAGTGAATGTAGAGGCCGACGATCTGATAAATCTAGTTCATAAATCATTCTCATCTCCAACATATGAGCTGTTGAAGAGAGATGACGAGGGACAGGTTGTTATCAATGCTCACAGCAATCCAAGGTTCGTTGAAGATGTTGTAAGGATGACCTTGAAAAATATGGTATCCGAATACCCACAGCTTCCAGACAATGTAGAGGTATTTGTGAAGAGTGAGTCAGAGGAATCCATTCATAAGCACAATGCATATGCAGAGAGGACCGCCTTTATGGGAGAGTTAAGGGAAGAAAGGATCGAACAGTGA
- a CDS encoding 30S ribosomal protein S19 produces the protein MAKKIIAGSAKASRRKSRKKASAIQSKRKKEFMYRGFTMDELLAMSFDEILGLLPSRSRRTYLRGLNYEQQLLFDKLKAAEPEDVIRTHRRDLPIIPQFVGKTVSVYNGHEFKNVEIKPEMLGCFLGEFIPTRKAPQHSGPGVGATRSSKFMPLK, from the coding sequence ATGGCAAAGAAAATTATCGCAGGATCGGCAAAAGCCTCCAGAAGGAAATCGAGAAAGAAGGCATCCGCGATCCAGTCAAAGAGGAAGAAGGAGTTCATGTACCGTGGATTCACCATGGACGAGTTGCTCGCCATGTCTTTCGACGAGATTCTAGGTCTCCTTCCTTCCAGGTCAAGGAGGACATACCTCCGCGGACTGAACTACGAACAGCAGTTGCTTTTTGATAAGCTAAAAGCAGCGGAACCGGAAGATGTCATCAGGACACACCGCAGGGATCTCCCAATAATCCCGCAGTTCGTAGGAAAGACCGTTAGTGTTTACAACGGACACGAATTCAAGAACGTAGAGATCAAGCCCGAAATGCTTGGATGTTTCCTTGGGGAGTTCATTCCTACAAGAAAAGCACCACAGCACTCTGGACCCGGAGTCGGTGCTACAAGATCTTCGAAGTTCATGCCGCTGAAGTGA
- a CDS encoding C15orf41 family protein, which yields MDFKEYKKLYDGLVITDDIDRFIAEGYDSRLLETLYTQKVSRNVKKRFHMVKNNSKNMLRDWKKGHSFLEIANTYKFPPILIMMMIFQEDGVSKKKFWEIIRDPDILECPEAAEEVREAVKNDLVYSPDANEKQKERGQWGECLLQGWLNDQGIEYLTENDIRDVEGSTKTPDCLLKEPMMYEGHKIFWVESKASFGDNVEFRFNSRKQLLPYTQLFGPGVVVYWTGCLNDMECPSDIYIEDMEILKKKLKRIECE from the coding sequence ATGGATTTCAAGGAATATAAAAAACTCTATGACGGTCTCGTCATTACCGATGACATAGATAGGTTCATTGCCGAAGGCTATGACTCCAGACTTCTGGAGACGTTATATACCCAGAAGGTCAGTAGAAACGTTAAGAAACGTTTCCACATGGTAAAAAACAATTCCAAGAACATGTTAAGGGACTGGAAAAAAGGACACAGTTTCCTGGAGATAGCGAACACCTACAAATTCCCTCCAATACTCATAATGATGATGATATTCCAAGAAGATGGCGTATCAAAGAAAAAGTTTTGGGAGATCATCAGAGACCCAGATATTCTGGAATGCCCGGAAGCCGCAGAAGAAGTACGTGAGGCTGTGAAGAACGATCTTGTGTATTCTCCGGATGCTAACGAGAAACAAAAGGAAAGAGGTCAATGGGGGGAGTGTTTACTTCAAGGGTGGCTAAACGACCAAGGTATAGAATATCTAACAGAAAATGACATACGCGATGTTGAAGGAAGCACAAAAACACCCGACTGCCTCCTCAAAGAACCGATGATGTATGAGGGCCATAAGATCTTCTGGGTCGAAAGCAAGGCTTCGTTCGGAGATAATGTAGAATTCAGGTTCAATTCCAGAAAACAACTTCTCCCATACACGCAGCTATTCGGGCCGGGAGTGGTCGTCTATTGGACTGGATGTCTCAACGATATGGAATGCCCATCCGACATTTATATCGAAGATATGGAAATACTAAAGAAGAAGTTGAAAAGGATCGAATGTGAGTGA
- the rnhB gene encoding ribonuclease HII translates to MFCGVDEAGRGSVMGPLVVGSVYVDNDSALKNIGVKDSKKLTEKTRERMYDEILTSSKLCCTVIASAEDIDERRKKLSLNVIELEMFQEATSKIKVDTVYADCPDPSEMMFSSSLSVRLNNTDVIGRHKADDTYPVVSAASIIAKVTRDRMIADIEKEFGVRIGSGYPSDDLTMNFIKGWIKDNGCPPKHTRCSWEPVKHLMSASRNTKLTDW, encoded by the coding sequence ATGTTCTGTGGTGTGGACGAAGCAGGCAGGGGATCTGTAATGGGGCCTCTCGTCGTCGGTTCGGTTTATGTTGATAATGACAGTGCTTTGAAAAACATAGGTGTTAAAGATTCAAAAAAACTAACCGAAAAAACAAGAGAGAGGATGTATGATGAGATATTGACCTCGAGTAAATTATGTTGTACTGTTATCGCATCCGCTGAGGACATTGATGAAAGAAGAAAAAAACTTTCACTGAATGTTATAGAGCTGGAAATGTTTCAAGAGGCCACCTCAAAGATCAAAGTTGATACTGTATATGCTGATTGCCCAGACCCCAGTGAGATGATGTTCTCCAGTTCACTGTCAGTAAGATTAAACAATACGGATGTTATAGGGAGACATAAAGCCGACGACACATACCCTGTTGTATCTGCAGCATCCATAATAGCCAAAGTGACCAGGGACCGAATGATTGCCGATATCGAAAAAGAATTCGGAGTGAGAATCGGTAGCGGATACCCCAGTGATGATCTGACCATGAACTTCATAAAAGGATGGATCAAAGACAACGGTTGTCCACCGAAACACACACGTTGCTCGTGGGAACCTGTTAAACATCTTATGTCCGCCTCCCGTAACACTAAATTAACAGACTGGTGA
- a CDS encoding 50S ribosomal protein L2, which yields MGKRLRTQRRGRGGSHYRSPSHRHVDDVRLPHMENGVGTIKDLIQAPGRTSPLAVIVFQGKTDYQIAVEGTKVGQQIAVGTDKIVAGNITTLSKIPEGSYVHNIEGTPGDGGKYAKTAGSSATIVSRGESIMILMPSGQMKEFNPNCRAVIGVVAGGGRGDKPLAKAGKNYLTLRSRSVANKVVSGVAMNAVDHPHGGGSHPHVGGPNCQKRTASTGQKAGFLPPKKRK from the coding sequence ATGGGAAAGAGATTGAGAACACAGAGAAGGGGCCGCGGAGGCTCCCACTACCGTTCCCCAAGCCACAGGCATGTAGACGATGTCAGGCTTCCTCACATGGAAAATGGGGTCGGAACAATCAAAGATCTGATACAGGCACCCGGAAGGACCAGCCCGCTGGCAGTCATTGTCTTCCAAGGCAAGACAGACTACCAGATCGCTGTTGAAGGGACCAAGGTCGGACAGCAGATAGCAGTAGGAACAGACAAGATCGTAGCCGGAAACATCACGACGTTGAGCAAGATTCCTGAGGGAAGTTATGTACACAACATCGAGGGAACACCCGGAGACGGAGGAAAGTATGCAAAGACAGCAGGCTCGTCCGCAACAATTGTCAGCAGGGGAGAGAGCATTATGATTCTCATGCCTTCCGGACAGATGAAGGAGTTCAACCCTAACTGCCGCGCCGTTATCGGTGTAGTTGCAGGTGGAGGAAGAGGGGACAAGCCACTCGCTAAAGCAGGTAAGAATTACCTTACGCTTAGGTCGAGATCCGTTGCCAACAAAGTTGTCAGCGGAGTTGCAATGAATGCAGTCGATCACCCCCACGGAGGAGGAAGCCACCCCCATGTCGGAGGACCGAACTGTCAGAAGAGGACCGCATCTACTGGTCAGAAGGCAGGATTCCTGCCTCCTAAGAAGAGGAAGTGA
- a CDS encoding archaeosine biosynthesis radical SAM protein RaSEA — protein MKEKRLPSELETLWKEKDLSNGKVVDAMVMIMRTSGCCWAKTGGCTMCGYRQASVREVTVEDLNKQIDQAVSKYKGEPFVKIYTSGSFLDEKEIPGSVRDRILNEFSGCERILVESRPEFITPGTLSVLPKTMTIALGMESADPDVLRISINKGFTQEDSRRAGMAIKDAGLTVRTYLLLKPPFMTERMAIDDVVRSARFADPFSDEISINPLNVQRGTYVERLWRRGEFRSPWIWSLVEVFRTLSGTVNARLMSSPSGGGSQRGVHNCGECDRNVLDAIEKFSFSQNIRDLDVTCPCVEKWKNYMDAERLLGTAADLERGFDGDLTIKE, from the coding sequence ATGAAGGAGAAAAGATTGCCGTCAGAATTAGAGACACTTTGGAAAGAGAAGGATCTTTCTAACGGAAAAGTCGTTGATGCGATGGTAATGATCATGCGTACAAGCGGATGCTGTTGGGCAAAGACCGGCGGTTGCACGATGTGCGGATACAGGCAAGCATCTGTCCGGGAAGTGACAGTTGAGGATCTAAACAAACAGATAGATCAAGCCGTTTCTAAATACAAAGGAGAACCGTTTGTAAAAATTTATACATCTGGTAGTTTTCTTGATGAAAAAGAGATACCTGGGTCTGTAAGAGATAGGATTTTAAATGAATTTTCCGGGTGTGAGCGCATCTTGGTGGAAAGCCGTCCGGAATTTATTACTCCTGGAACATTATCCGTTTTGCCAAAAACAATGACCATTGCTTTGGGGATGGAAAGTGCAGATCCAGATGTGTTGAGGATCTCAATAAACAAGGGTTTTACACAGGAGGACAGCAGAAGAGCAGGAATGGCCATTAAGGATGCAGGCCTTACTGTTAGAACGTACCTTCTATTGAAGCCTCCATTCATGACCGAGAGAATGGCCATTGATGATGTGGTAAGGTCTGCAAGGTTTGCAGATCCTTTTTCTGATGAGATATCGATAAATCCTTTGAATGTTCAGCGTGGAACATACGTTGAAAGATTGTGGAGAAGAGGGGAGTTCAGGTCCCCTTGGATATGGTCTCTAGTAGAAGTATTCAGAACGTTGTCTGGCACTGTTAATGCTCGTCTTATGTCATCACCTTCGGGAGGGGGGTCTCAGAGGGGAGTTCACAACTGTGGAGAGTGCGACAGGAATGTGCTAGATGCCATCGAGAAGTTCTCATTTTCTCAGAATATCAGAGATTTGGATGTTACATGTCCATGCGTCGAGAAATGGAAAAACTATATGGATGCCGAGAGATTACTGGGCACAGCAGCCGACCTCGAACGTGGGTTCGACGGCGATTTGACAATCAAGGAGTGA
- a CDS encoding DUF5611 family protein, whose protein sequence is MDYDIKKGWYKNIDGEKLKGLMEEIFGNAKQEGDALVSSYGVMARINVKIKSKDCMEITVENDKKSTFTDAAILDSKRTLNVFAEKATGFDAKARMKRAQQKAKKGEI, encoded by the coding sequence TTGGACTACGACATCAAGAAAGGTTGGTACAAGAACATAGATGGGGAGAAATTGAAAGGTCTCATGGAAGAGATATTCGGTAATGCAAAGCAGGAAGGCGATGCACTGGTATCTTCCTATGGGGTCATGGCTCGCATAAATGTGAAGATCAAGTCCAAGGACTGTATGGAAATCACGGTCGAGAACGACAAGAAATCCACTTTTACCGACGCAGCGATACTCGATAGCAAAAGGACACTGAACGTCTTCGCGGAGAAGGCGACAGGATTCGATGCAAAGGCACGTATGAAGCGTGCCCAGCAGAAAGCAAAGAAAGGCGAAATCTGA
- a CDS encoding 50S ribosomal protein L3 produces the protein MSQRRRPKRGSQAYGPRKRAKSQTPRFDSWPEISGAPKIQGFAGYKAGMTHAFVVDKRVKSTTSGMELQTPVTVIEVPPMRIAAVRFYENTILGLKTAGEVWAQDVDILLSKKLNVPKNHNEASFERYSGLDVEDVRVIAYTQPKLVTGVPKKVPEIMELRIGGGTIPQRIAYAKGILGKEVKITDFALEGALIDVIAITKGKGFQGVTKRWGVKLLSHRNSKHRRGIGNLGPKRPGYVRGTVPQAGQMGYHQRTECNKKIVKMGADGADINPKGGFINYGEIRNTYVLIHGSVPGPTKRLIRLRDATRAPKKANTAAPEITYVSTESKQGA, from the coding sequence ATGTCACAAAGAAGACGTCCAAAGAGAGGATCCCAAGCATACGGTCCCAGGAAGAGAGCAAAGTCTCAGACACCTAGGTTTGATTCGTGGCCAGAGATCAGCGGAGCACCTAAAATACAGGGTTTCGCAGGATATAAAGCAGGAATGACACACGCGTTCGTCGTGGATAAGAGGGTAAAGAGCACCACATCCGGTATGGAACTCCAGACACCGGTCACGGTTATCGAGGTCCCCCCGATGAGGATAGCTGCAGTGAGATTCTATGAGAACACAATTTTGGGCCTTAAAACGGCAGGAGAAGTATGGGCACAGGATGTCGATATACTCCTTTCCAAGAAGCTCAATGTTCCAAAGAATCACAACGAGGCTTCCTTTGAGAGGTATTCTGGCCTTGACGTGGAAGATGTGCGTGTGATCGCATACACCCAGCCAAAGCTCGTAACGGGAGTCCCCAAGAAGGTTCCCGAGATCATGGAGCTTAGGATTGGTGGCGGAACGATTCCACAAAGGATCGCATACGCTAAAGGAATCCTCGGAAAAGAGGTTAAGATCACAGACTTTGCACTCGAAGGAGCACTTATCGATGTTATCGCAATCACCAAGGGAAAAGGATTCCAGGGTGTAACGAAACGTTGGGGAGTAAAACTTCTGTCCCACAGGAACAGCAAGCACCGCCGTGGAATCGGTAACCTCGGTCCTAAGAGACCCGGATACGTAAGAGGAACAGTTCCACAGGCAGGACAGATGGGATACCACCAGAGAACAGAGTGTAACAAGAAGATCGTTAAGATGGGAGCCGACGGGGCAGATATTAACCCCAAGGGAGGTTTCATCAACTACGGAGAAATAAGGAACACCTATGTTCTCATTCACGGATCCGTACCAGGACCTACCAAGAGGCTCATAAGGCTTAGAGATGCAACAAGAGCACCCAAGAAGGCAAACACAGCGGCACCTGAGATCACTTATGTGTCCACAGAGTCCAAGCAGGGGGCATGA
- a CDS encoding SCP2 sterol-binding domain-containing protein, with the protein MTMHDQIQTLIDKFHKKMEKNEDARKEIEPITKTFNIDLGEEKYSMILKNAQITDFEDHILPNADVTLITTPDNLQALIDGTLRPMKAYVTKKVTIKGKVQDLMFLKKFF; encoded by the coding sequence ATGACAATGCACGACCAAATTCAGACCCTTATCGATAAATTTCACAAAAAAATGGAAAAAAACGAAGACGCCCGAAAAGAGATCGAGCCGATCACAAAAACCTTCAACATAGATCTTGGTGAAGAAAAATACTCCATGATTTTAAAGAATGCACAGATTACAGACTTTGAAGATCACATTCTCCCGAATGCTGATGTAACATTGATCACAACTCCTGATAATCTACAAGCCCTCATTGATGGTACGCTCAGACCGATGAAAGCATACGTCACAAAAAAGGTCACAATAAAAGGAAAAGTGCAAGATCTAATGTTTTTGAAGAAATTCTTTTAA
- the rplW gene encoding 50S ribosomal protein L23: protein MKQSDILIRPYVTEKSLNFMAGTPAQKFRDGNKIEFIVHRQASKKDVKVAFEERFEVKVECVWTRIQKDGKHAIIKLAEGYSAEDVGMRVGVF, encoded by the coding sequence ATGAAGCAGAGCGATATTCTCATAAGGCCTTATGTCACAGAGAAATCCTTGAATTTCATGGCCGGGACACCTGCACAGAAATTCAGGGATGGAAATAAGATCGAGTTCATAGTTCACAGGCAAGCATCCAAGAAGGATGTGAAAGTTGCCTTCGAAGAGCGCTTCGAGGTCAAAGTCGAGTGTGTTTGGACAAGAATTCAGAAAGACGGTAAACATGCCATCATTAAACTCGCAGAGGGTTACTCCGCTGAAGATGTTGGAATGAGGGTTGGAGTATTCTGA